A genomic region of Pseudomonas sp. KU43P contains the following coding sequences:
- the leuD gene encoding 3-isopropylmalate dehydratase small subunit: MKAFTQHTGLVAPLDRANVDTDQIIPKQFLKSIKRTGFGPNLFDEWRYLDVGQPYQDNSKRPLNQDFVLNHARYQGASVLLARENFGCGSSREHAPWALDEYGFRSVIAPSFADIFFNNSFKNGLLPIILSDEEVDELFKQVEASPGYQLTIDLQAQAVTRPDGKVLHFEIDAFRKHCLLNGLDDIGLTLQDSDAIKAFEGKHRAGQPWLFRDA; the protein is encoded by the coding sequence ATGAAAGCCTTTACCCAGCACACTGGCCTTGTCGCCCCGTTGGATCGTGCCAACGTCGATACCGACCAGATCATTCCCAAGCAGTTTCTCAAGTCGATCAAGCGCACCGGCTTCGGCCCGAACCTGTTCGACGAGTGGCGCTACCTGGATGTGGGCCAGCCCTACCAGGACAACAGCAAGCGCCCGCTGAACCAGGACTTCGTGCTCAACCACGCGCGTTACCAGGGTGCCAGCGTCCTGCTGGCGCGGGAGAACTTCGGCTGCGGTTCGAGCCGTGAGCACGCACCGTGGGCATTGGACGAGTACGGCTTCCGCAGCGTGATCGCGCCGAGCTTCGCCGACATCTTTTTCAACAACAGCTTCAAGAACGGCCTGTTGCCGATCATCCTCAGCGATGAGGAAGTCGACGAGTTGTTCAAGCAGGTCGAAGCCAGCCCGGGCTACCAGCTGACCATTGACCTGCAGGCGCAGGCGGTGACCCGTCCGGATGGCAAGGTGCTGCATTTCGAGATCGACGCCTTCCGCAAGCATTGCCTGCTCAATGGCCTCGACGACATCGGCCTGACCCTGCAGGACAGCGATGCGATCAAGGCCTTCGAAGGCAAGCACCGCGCCGGGCAGCCTTGGTTGTTTCGTGATGCCTGA
- a CDS encoding class I SAM-dependent methyltransferase translates to MTSTTHTDVVQRQFGEQANAYLSSAVHAQGSEFALLQAELAGQGSARVLDLGCGAGHVSFHVAPLVAEVVAYDLSQAMLDVVASAATERGLGNIKTAHGAAERLPFADASFDFVFSRYSAHHWSDVGLALREVRRVLKPGGVAAFIDVMSPGSPLLDTYLQSVEVLRDTSHVRDYSAAQWQRLVSEAGLHVRSHTRQRLRLEWASWVERMRTPEPLRVAIRQLQQAMGEEVRQYYQIETDGSFSTDVIVLWAER, encoded by the coding sequence ATGACCAGCACTACCCACACCGATGTGGTCCAACGCCAGTTCGGCGAACAGGCCAATGCCTACCTCAGCAGCGCCGTGCATGCCCAAGGCAGCGAATTCGCCCTGCTGCAGGCAGAGCTGGCAGGGCAGGGCAGCGCCCGCGTGCTGGACCTGGGGTGTGGTGCCGGTCACGTCAGCTTCCACGTCGCACCGCTGGTCGCCGAAGTGGTCGCCTACGATCTGTCGCAAGCGATGCTCGACGTAGTGGCCAGCGCAGCTACCGAGCGTGGCCTGGGCAACATCAAGACCGCCCATGGCGCCGCCGAGCGCCTGCCGTTCGCCGATGCGTCGTTCGACTTCGTCTTCAGCCGTTACTCGGCGCACCACTGGAGCGATGTTGGCCTGGCCTTGCGTGAAGTGCGCCGGGTGCTCAAGCCGGGTGGGGTTGCGGCGTTCATCGACGTGATGTCGCCGGGCAGCCCGCTGCTCGACACCTACTTGCAGTCGGTGGAAGTGCTGCGCGACACCAGCCACGTGCGCGATTATTCTGCTGCCCAGTGGCAGCGCCTGGTCAGCGAGGCCGGCCTGCACGTGCGCAGCCACACGCGCCAGCGCCTGCGCCTGGAGTGGGCGTCGTGGGTGGAGCGTATGCGCACGCCCGAACCGCTGCGCGTGGCGATTCGCCAGTTGCAACAGGCGATGGGCGAAGAAGTGCGGCAGTATTACCAGATCGAAACCGATGGCTCGTTCAGCACCGATGTCATCGTGTTGTGGGCCGAGCGCTAA
- the leuC gene encoding 3-isopropylmalate dehydratase large subunit has product MAGKTLYDKLWEAHEVKRRDDGSSLIYIDRHIIHEVTSPQAFEGLRLAKRQPWRIDANIATPDHNVPTTPERKGGIEAIVDQVSRLQVQTLDENCDEYGIVEFKMNDVRQGIVHVISPEQGATLPGMTVVCGDSHTSTHGAFGALAHGIGTSEVEHVLATQCLVAKKMKNMLVRVEGQLPAGVTAKDIVLAVIGKIGTAGGNGHAMEFAGSAIRELSMEGRMTICNMSIEAGARVGLVAVDDTTIAYVEGRPYAPKGEQWKQAAEAWKGLVSDADAVFDTVVELDAAQIKPQVSWGTSPEMVLAVDQRVPDPAAEPDLIKRGSIERALKYMGLDANQAITDIKLDRVFIGSCTNSRIEDLRAAAEIAKGRKVAANVKQALVVPGSGLVKAQAEREGLDKVFLEAGFEWREPGCSMCLAMNPDRLESGEHCASTSNRNFEGRQGAGGRTHLVSPAMAAAAAVTGHFIDVRELIQGSAA; this is encoded by the coding sequence ATGGCTGGCAAAACGCTCTACGACAAACTCTGGGAAGCTCATGAGGTCAAGCGCCGTGATGACGGCTCGTCCTTGATCTACATCGACCGCCACATCATCCATGAAGTGACGTCGCCGCAGGCCTTCGAAGGCCTGCGCCTGGCCAAACGCCAGCCATGGCGCATCGACGCCAACATCGCCACCCCCGACCACAACGTGCCGACCACGCCGGAACGCAAGGGCGGCATCGAGGCCATCGTCGACCAGGTGTCGCGCCTGCAGGTGCAGACCCTCGATGAAAACTGTGACGAATACGGCATCGTCGAATTCAAGATGAACGACGTGCGCCAGGGCATCGTCCACGTCATCAGCCCGGAGCAGGGCGCTACCTTGCCAGGCATGACCGTGGTCTGCGGCGACTCGCACACCTCCACCCATGGCGCCTTCGGTGCCTTGGCCCATGGCATCGGCACCTCCGAGGTCGAGCACGTGCTCGCCACCCAATGCCTGGTCGCCAAGAAGATGAAGAACATGCTGGTGCGGGTCGAAGGCCAGTTGCCGGCCGGCGTCACCGCCAAAGACATCGTTCTCGCCGTGATCGGCAAGATCGGCACTGCCGGTGGCAACGGCCACGCCATGGAGTTCGCCGGCAGCGCCATCCGCGAGTTGTCGATGGAAGGCCGCATGACCATCTGCAACATGTCGATCGAAGCCGGTGCCCGTGTCGGCCTCGTGGCAGTGGATGACACCACCATCGCCTATGTCGAAGGCCGCCCGTATGCGCCCAAGGGCGAGCAGTGGAAACAGGCTGCCGAGGCTTGGAAAGGCCTGGTTTCGGATGCCGATGCGGTATTCGACACCGTGGTTGAACTGGATGCCGCGCAGATCAAGCCGCAGGTGAGCTGGGGCACTTCGCCCGAGATGGTCCTGGCCGTCGACCAGCGTGTACCGGACCCGGCTGCCGAACCTGACTTGATCAAGCGTGGCTCGATCGAGCGCGCCCTCAAGTACATGGGCCTGGATGCCAACCAGGCGATCACCGATATCAAGCTCGACCGCGTGTTCATCGGGTCGTGCACCAACTCGCGTATCGAAGACCTGCGCGCTGCCGCGGAAATCGCCAAAGGCCGCAAGGTCGCTGCCAACGTCAAGCAGGCGCTGGTAGTACCGGGCTCCGGCCTGGTCAAGGCCCAGGCCGAGCGTGAAGGCCTGGACAAGGTCTTCCTCGAAGCCGGTTTCGAATGGCGTGAGCCGGGTTGCTCGATGTGCCTGGCCATGAACCCGGACCGCCTGGAAAGCGGCGAGCATTGCGCGTCCACCTCCAACCGCAACTTCGAAGGCCGTCAGGGCGCCGGTGGTCGTACTCACCTGGTCAGCCCGGCCATGGCCGCCGCTGCCGCGGTAACTGGCCACTTCATCGATGTCCGCGAGTTGATCCAAGGGAGCGCAGCATGA